The Micromonospora sp. Llam0 genome includes a window with the following:
- a CDS encoding O-acetyl-ADP-ribose deacetylase yields the protein MTTIEIVQGDITREHVDIIVTAANESLLGGGGVDGAIHRAAGPRLAQAGGAIGPCEPGDAMATPAFDLDPPVRHIIHTVGPIWEGGDHGEADVLTSCYRRSLQLADELGARTVAFPAIATGVYGFPPDQAARIAVATIKTTPTAVQRIRLVAFDEDTREHLQAAMVRSD from the coding sequence GTGACAACGATCGAGATCGTCCAGGGCGACATCACTCGGGAACACGTGGACATCATCGTCACCGCCGCGAACGAGTCGCTGCTCGGCGGCGGCGGTGTCGATGGTGCCATCCACCGCGCCGCCGGACCTCGCCTGGCACAGGCCGGCGGCGCGATCGGTCCCTGCGAGCCGGGCGATGCGATGGCGACCCCGGCGTTCGACCTCGACCCGCCGGTTCGGCACATCATCCACACCGTCGGACCGATCTGGGAAGGCGGTGACCACGGCGAAGCCGACGTCCTGACCTCCTGCTACCGACGTAGCCTGCAACTCGCCGACGAACTCGGCGCCCGGACCGTCGCCTTCCCCGCGATCGCCACCGGCGTATACGGGTTCCCTCCCGACCAAGCCGCCCGGATCGCCGTGGCAACGATCAAGACCACACCAACCGCAGTCCAACGGATAAGACTCGTCGCTTTCGACGAAGACACCCGGGAACACCTGCAAGCGGCAATGGTACGCAGCGACTGA
- the metE gene encoding 5-methyltetrahydropteroyltriglutamate--homocysteine S-methyltransferase: protein MTTAFGQSTVLGYPRIGADRELKKVLEAYWAGGIGAEELERTAAELRSEVWRTLADARLDAIPSNTFSYYDHVLDTAVAVGAIPGRFARLGLGELDTYFAMARGADVEPALELTKWFDTNYHYLVPEIDPGLVFRPSPAKALGEYAEARELGITTRPVFVGPATFLLLAKGDDPFSRLDELVEVYVDILAALAAAGVAWVQLDEPAYVADRTPAEIDALRGAYARLAEVTQRPRIFVATYFGELGDALPALLDTAVEAIGLDLVAGPASMNRLAAAGPLRGRTIVAGLVDGRNIWRTDLQAAVAVGANVAGLADHVAVATSCSLLHVPVDLAVEGGLDPELSARLAFARQKVDEVVLLGRALRDGIAQLPPPLPVASVGWRRGDVRARLAALGPADRLRGDYPDRAAAQQQRLGLPELPTTTIGSFPQTDELRRARAAYRAGRLDHDGYVERMRAEVEHVIRLQEKLGLDVLVHGEPERNDMVQYFGEQLDGFAATEHGWVQSYGSRCVRPPIIHGDVARKAPMTVDWSTYAQSLTKRPVKGMLTGPVTILAWSFVRTDQPLADTADQVALALRDECRDLEAAGIRVIQVDEPALRETLPLRRAGQQAYLDWAVGAFRLATSGVADDTQIHTHLCYSEFGEVIAAIDALDADVTSIEASRSKMEILDDLAAIGYRRGVGPGVWDIHSPRVPSRDEVVEALRRAVAAVPAGRLWVNPDCGLKTRGYAEVEASLRHLVVAAAQLRGN from the coding sequence GTGACTACCGCATTCGGGCAGAGCACTGTGCTCGGCTATCCGCGCATCGGCGCCGACCGTGAGCTGAAGAAGGTCCTCGAGGCCTACTGGGCGGGCGGCATCGGCGCCGAGGAATTGGAGAGGACCGCCGCTGAGCTGCGGTCCGAGGTCTGGCGGACGTTGGCCGACGCCCGGCTCGACGCGATTCCGTCGAACACGTTCTCCTACTACGATCACGTGCTCGACACCGCTGTCGCCGTTGGTGCGATCCCTGGCCGGTTCGCCCGGCTTGGGCTCGGCGAGTTGGACACCTACTTCGCGATGGCGCGCGGGGCCGACGTCGAGCCGGCGTTGGAGCTGACGAAGTGGTTCGACACGAACTACCACTACCTGGTGCCGGAGATCGACCCGGGCCTCGTCTTCCGTCCGAGCCCGGCGAAGGCGTTGGGTGAGTACGCCGAAGCCCGTGAGCTGGGTATCACCACTCGACCGGTGTTCGTCGGGCCGGCCACGTTCCTGCTGCTGGCCAAGGGCGACGACCCGTTCTCCCGGCTGGACGAGCTGGTCGAGGTGTACGTCGATATCCTCGCCGCGCTGGCGGCTGCAGGGGTGGCCTGGGTGCAGTTGGACGAGCCGGCCTACGTCGCCGACCGCACCCCGGCCGAGATTGACGCCCTGCGCGGCGCCTACGCCCGCCTCGCGGAGGTCACTCAGCGGCCGAGGATCTTCGTAGCCACCTACTTCGGTGAACTCGGTGACGCCCTGCCCGCGTTGCTGGACACGGCGGTGGAGGCGATTGGCCTGGACCTGGTGGCCGGGCCGGCAAGTATGAATCGGCTCGCCGCAGCCGGGCCGCTACGCGGCCGGACGATCGTCGCCGGGCTGGTGGACGGCCGCAACATTTGGCGTACGGACCTGCAGGCCGCCGTCGCTGTCGGAGCGAACGTTGCCGGGCTGGCCGACCATGTCGCCGTCGCCACCTCCTGTTCGCTGCTGCACGTCCCGGTCGACCTCGCGGTCGAAGGCGGGCTCGACCCGGAGCTGTCCGCCCGGCTGGCGTTCGCCCGGCAGAAGGTCGATGAGGTGGTCCTGCTCGGCAGGGCGCTGCGCGACGGCATCGCGCAACTGCCCCCACCTCTGCCGGTCGCTTCGGTCGGGTGGCGGCGCGGCGACGTGCGTGCCCGGCTGGCAGCCCTCGGCCCCGCCGACCGCCTGCGTGGCGACTATCCGGATCGGGCGGCCGCGCAGCAGCAGCGGCTGGGGCTTCCGGAGTTGCCGACGACCACGATCGGGTCGTTCCCGCAGACCGACGAGTTGCGTCGGGCCCGCGCCGCGTACCGGGCTGGTCGGCTCGACCACGACGGCTATGTCGAGCGGATGCGCGCTGAGGTCGAACACGTCATCCGACTGCAGGAGAAGCTGGGCCTGGATGTGCTGGTGCACGGCGAACCGGAACGTAACGACATGGTGCAGTACTTCGGTGAACAGCTGGACGGTTTTGCGGCCACGGAGCATGGTTGGGTCCAGTCCTACGGCTCCCGTTGTGTCCGCCCGCCGATCATCCATGGCGACGTGGCCCGCAAGGCCCCGATGACGGTCGACTGGTCCACCTACGCCCAGTCCCTCACCAAGCGGCCGGTCAAGGGCATGCTGACCGGCCCGGTGACCATCCTGGCCTGGTCGTTCGTCCGTACCGACCAGCCGCTGGCCGACACCGCCGACCAGGTTGCGCTCGCCCTGCGCGACGAATGCCGGGATCTGGAGGCGGCCGGAATCCGGGTGATCCAGGTCGACGAACCAGCCCTGCGGGAGACCCTGCCGCTGCGTAGGGCCGGCCAGCAGGCGTACCTGGACTGGGCGGTCGGCGCGTTCCGGCTGGCGACGAGCGGCGTCGCCGATGATACTCAGATCCACACCCACCTGTGCTACTCGGAGTTCGGTGAGGTCATCGCCGCGATCGATGCGCTGGACGCCGATGTGACCAGCATCGAGGCGTCACGCTCGAAGATGGAGATCCTCGACGATCTGGCTGCGATCGGCTACCGGCGCGGTGTCGGCCCCGGGGTGTGGGACATACATTCGCCCCGGGTGCCCTCCCGCGACGAGGTGGTCGAGGCCCTCCGTAGGGCAGTTGCGGCCGTACCGGCCGGGCGGTTGTGGGTCAACCCGGACTGTGGTCTGAAGACCCGTGGTTACGCTGAGGTCGAGGCGTCGCTGCGGCATCTGGTCGTCGCCGCTGCGCAGCTGCGCGGGAACTGA
- a CDS encoding DUF5984 family protein has translation MADHRPVRQTQPAIRFQFQLRPLDQVHPWGRDKQTLHWFGLTEGWYWLDLNGHQLLRYSAETVRRRP, from the coding sequence GTGGCTGACCACCGCCCGGTACGCCAGACACAACCGGCAATCCGCTTCCAGTTCCAGCTACGCCCGCTGGACCAGGTGCACCCCTGGGGTCGGGACAAACAGACGCTGCACTGGTTCGGACTCACCGAAGGCTGGTACTGGCTCGACCTCAACGGACATCAGCTGCTGCGCTACTCCGCCGAGACGGTACGCCGACGGCCATGA
- the def gene encoding peptide deformylase, giving the protein MQTSTGTPHPITRYGSPVLHRRCAEVTVFDDALTGLVADMFASMYAAHGVGLAANQIGVDARIFVVDCPDATGDHTVAAIVNPVLHLPEQRELITDVEGCLSVPGQHADLVRCATATVTGFDVRGTEIRLDGTGTLARCFQHEVDHLDGLVYVDRLPAKLRRRIITASAEHPGVGAGVNATPDR; this is encoded by the coding sequence GTGCAGACATCGACCGGCACCCCACACCCCATCACCAGATACGGATCCCCCGTCCTGCACCGCCGTTGTGCCGAGGTGACGGTTTTCGACGACGCCCTCACCGGGCTCGTGGCCGACATGTTCGCCAGCATGTACGCCGCACACGGCGTGGGGCTGGCCGCCAACCAGATCGGCGTCGACGCCCGGATCTTCGTCGTCGACTGCCCTGACGCCACCGGCGACCACACTGTCGCCGCGATCGTCAACCCGGTCCTGCACCTACCGGAACAGCGGGAGTTGATCACCGACGTCGAAGGATGCCTGTCCGTACCCGGCCAGCACGCCGACCTGGTCCGCTGTGCCACCGCCACCGTCACCGGGTTCGACGTACGCGGAACGGAGATCCGGCTCGACGGCACCGGCACCCTGGCCCGGTGCTTCCAGCACGAGGTCGACCATCTCGATGGCCTCGTCTACGTCGACCGGCTCCCGGCCAAACTTCGCAGGAGGATCATCACCGCCAGCGCCGAGCATCCCGGCGTAGGCGCAGGCGTCAACGCGACCCCGGACCGCTGA
- a CDS encoding AbrB/MazE/SpoVT family DNA-binding domain-containing protein, which translates to MAAGYPRASDTAYALSAVDKSGRVADRSIVRVLCWMPGTRLDIREKAGTIVARPAADAVHFIDDRGHLHLPLAVRRWCGLTPGDRVLLAAIRASGVLVAHPLAVLDRLLADVHAAVEGGEAS; encoded by the coding sequence TTGGCAGCCGGATACCCACGGGCGTCGGACACCGCGTACGCGTTGAGCGCGGTGGACAAGAGCGGCCGGGTCGCCGATCGCAGTATCGTCCGTGTGCTCTGCTGGATGCCGGGCACCCGGCTGGACATCCGCGAGAAGGCCGGCACCATCGTGGCCCGCCCAGCGGCTGACGCTGTGCACTTCATCGACGATCGCGGCCATCTACACCTGCCGTTGGCGGTGCGTCGGTGGTGCGGCCTGACCCCCGGGGACCGCGTGCTGCTCGCTGCCATCCGTGCCAGCGGTGTGCTGGTGGCGCATCCCCTCGCGGTGCTCGACCGGCTGCTCGCCGATGTTCACGCCGCCGTCGAGGGAGGTGAGGCGTCGTGA
- a CDS encoding transposase: MGKKPRRPRRAFTPEFKAEIVEVCRRGDRTMAQVARDFDLTETAVREWVRQADLDNGTRSDGLTSEERDELARLRRENRRLREDVDILRRATAFFVLMPG, encoded by the coding sequence ATGGGCAAGAAACCACGCCGGCCGCGCAGAGCGTTCACGCCGGAGTTCAAGGCGGAGATCGTCGAGGTGTGCCGGCGGGGTGACCGGACGATGGCGCAGGTCGCGAGGGACTTCGACCTGACCGAGACCGCGGTACGCGAGTGGGTCAGGCAGGCAGACCTCGACAACGGCACCCGGTCGGACGGGTTGACCAGCGAGGAACGCGACGAGTTGGCGCGGCTGCGGCGGGAGAACCGCCGGCTCCGCGAGGACGTCGACATCCTCAGACGGGCCACGGCTTTCTTCGTGTTAATGCCAGGCTGA
- a CDS encoding DUF5984 family protein, translated as MQLLPTILEPMPADLLPFIEADATTWTARDDESDADTTAEEWCGDHYLDFGYLRNAPKVRCWRTISTDDDTVTIDWWNQRLDPDDDIVFTGPVRGRIAFCTQQFTDAVRDLDRQLMVAMDKQVSELERRGSLPGVELDLVALRNEHRQRTTWLAHALDRTPATSQPVT; from the coding sequence CTGCAGCTACTCCCTACGATTCTGGAACCGATGCCCGCCGACCTGCTGCCCTTCATCGAAGCGGACGCCACGACCTGGACCGCCCGAGACGACGAATCCGATGCAGACACCACGGCCGAGGAGTGGTGCGGCGATCACTACCTGGACTTCGGCTACCTACGTAACGCCCCGAAGGTGCGCTGCTGGCGCACGATCAGCACCGACGACGACACAGTGACAATCGACTGGTGGAACCAGCGCCTCGACCCGGACGACGACATCGTCTTCACCGGCCCAGTACGGGGACGGATCGCTTTCTGCACTCAGCAGTTCACCGACGCGGTGCGCGATCTGGATCGCCAGCTGATGGTTGCCATGGACAAGCAGGTCAGTGAGTTGGAGCGGCGCGGTTCTCTGCCCGGCGTCGAACTGGATCTGGTCGCGTTGCGCAACGAGCACCGCCAGCGCACCACCTGGCTCGCCCACGCCCTGGACCGGACGCCAGCGACGAGCCAGCCGGTGACGTAG
- a CDS encoding site-specific integrase, whose amino-acid sequence MQANVVARRNNRGGRSAAEHLVAALRCLYRRAVADGYLDAADNPALKVDKPRRLPSTRRAIGDARLAQINEVAASTGDDPALDALLIRLHTETACRRGGALGLRLKDLDTDQCLIFLREKGSTSRWQPVSPTLTRHLLAHHAERGDGDREGPLLRYRDGRALTYRRYDYLWARIGQHLRWVHTQQISTHWLRHTTLTWVERTYGHAVASAYAGHTDGGASGSTATYVRATLHEVAVALAGLTGEEHPLAAEAWR is encoded by the coding sequence GTGCAGGCCAACGTGGTGGCCCGACGCAACAACCGGGGCGGCCGATCCGCCGCCGAGCACTTGGTGGCCGCGCTGCGCTGCCTGTACCGGCGGGCCGTGGCGGACGGATACCTCGATGCGGCCGACAACCCGGCGCTGAAGGTGGACAAGCCGCGCCGGCTGCCAAGTACCCGACGCGCGATCGGAGACGCACGCCTGGCCCAGATCAACGAGGTGGCGGCCAGCACCGGCGATGACCCGGCTCTGGACGCACTGCTAATCCGGCTACACACCGAGACGGCCTGCCGCCGCGGCGGGGCGCTCGGGCTACGCCTGAAGGATCTGGACACCGACCAGTGTCTGATCTTCTTGCGGGAGAAGGGCAGCACCTCCCGCTGGCAGCCGGTCTCGCCGACGCTGACGCGACACCTGTTAGCCCACCACGCTGAACGCGGCGACGGCGACCGGGAGGGGCCGCTGTTGCGCTACCGCGACGGTCGCGCGCTGACCTACCGGCGCTACGACTATCTGTGGGCGCGGATCGGGCAGCATCTGCGGTGGGTGCACACCCAGCAGATCAGCACCCACTGGCTACGGCACACCACCCTGACCTGGGTGGAACGCACCTACGGTCACGCCGTGGCCAGCGCCTACGCCGGCCACACCGACGGCGGCGCCAGCGGATCGACAGCAACCTACGTGCGGGCAACACTTCACGAGGTCGCGGTGGCGTTGGCCGGCCTGACCGGTGAGGAGCACCCGCTCGCCGCAGAAGCCTGGAGATGA
- a CDS encoding transposase, which produces MSTSSGKQSAASGGADPAPKPSRRVFSAEYKLAMVAEYENAPNGEKGAILRREGLYSSHIVEWTRARDAGQLGPDAPAAMGAGTAAVGSRVKKSAEQIELEKLRRQNEKLQADLKKTRMALDIMGKAHALLEELSESADNDNPPRRS; this is translated from the coding sequence ATGTCCACTTCATCTGGCAAGCAGTCGGCGGCCAGCGGCGGGGCTGATCCGGCGCCGAAGCCGTCGCGGCGGGTCTTCAGCGCGGAATACAAGCTCGCGATGGTTGCCGAGTACGAGAACGCCCCGAACGGAGAGAAGGGTGCGATCCTGCGCCGGGAAGGCCTGTACTCGTCGCACATCGTCGAATGGACACGGGCCCGCGACGCCGGGCAACTCGGCCCCGATGCCCCTGCGGCGATGGGCGCCGGCACCGCGGCGGTCGGGTCGCGGGTGAAGAAGTCCGCGGAACAGATCGAGTTGGAGAAGCTGCGCCGGCAGAACGAGAAACTGCAGGCGGACCTGAAGAAGACCCGGATGGCGTTGGACATCATGGGAAAAGCGCACGCGCTCTTGGAAGAACTCTCCGAGAGCGCGGACAACGACAACCCGCCGAGGAGGTCCTGA
- the tsaD gene encoding tRNA (adenosine(37)-N6)-threonylcarbamoyltransferase complex transferase subunit TsaD, which produces MPIVLGIETSCDETGVGIVADGVLLGDALATSMDEHARFGGIVPEVAARAHLHAITPMVRHALDHAGINIGEIDAVAATAGPGLATAVQVGLAAGKAYALSLGVPLYGVHHLAGHAAVDVLEHGPLPARSVALIVSGGHTSLLLVGDLATEPVIHLGDTVDDAAGEAFDKVARLLGLPYPGGPAIDRVARDGNPDTVAFPRPMTGPADPPYQFSFSGLKTAVARWVEKHREHPLPVADIAASFQEAVADTLTRKALTACRDHQVDTLLLVGGVAANSRVRALAEHRCAAAGVRLRVPSVRLCTDNGAMIAALGDLLVRAGVTPDRLNLGANPSAVLDGALLYGHRQKRAP; this is translated from the coding sequence ATGCCCATCGTCCTCGGCATCGAGACCTCCTGCGACGAGACCGGCGTCGGCATAGTCGCCGACGGGGTCCTCCTCGGCGACGCCCTCGCCACCAGTATGGACGAACACGCCCGCTTCGGGGGGATCGTCCCCGAGGTCGCCGCCCGCGCCCACCTGCACGCCATCACCCCGATGGTCCGCCACGCCCTCGACCACGCCGGCATCAACATCGGCGAAATCGACGCCGTCGCCGCCACCGCTGGCCCCGGCCTCGCCACCGCAGTGCAGGTCGGCCTCGCCGCTGGCAAGGCCTACGCGCTCAGTCTCGGCGTACCGCTCTACGGCGTCCACCACCTCGCCGGCCACGCCGCCGTCGACGTCCTCGAACACGGTCCCCTGCCCGCCCGCAGCGTCGCGTTGATCGTCTCCGGCGGGCACACCTCCCTCCTACTGGTCGGCGACCTCGCGACCGAGCCGGTCATCCACCTCGGCGACACCGTCGACGACGCCGCGGGAGAGGCGTTCGACAAGGTCGCCCGCCTCCTCGGACTGCCCTACCCCGGGGGTCCCGCCATCGACCGGGTCGCCCGCGACGGCAACCCCGACACGGTCGCCTTCCCCCGTCCCATGACCGGACCGGCCGACCCGCCCTACCAGTTCTCCTTCTCCGGCCTCAAGACCGCAGTAGCCCGCTGGGTCGAGAAACACCGCGAACACCCCCTGCCGGTAGCTGACATCGCCGCGTCCTTCCAGGAGGCCGTAGCTGACACCCTCACCCGCAAGGCCCTGACTGCCTGCCGGGACCACCAGGTCGACACGCTTCTGCTCGTCGGTGGCGTCGCCGCGAACAGCCGCGTCCGCGCCCTCGCCGAACACCGTTGCGCAGCCGCCGGCGTCCGGCTCCGCGTGCCCTCGGTACGGCTCTGCACCGACAACGGCGCCATGATCGCAGCACTCGGTGACCTGCTCGTGCGTGCCGGCGTCACCCCCGACCGGCTCAATCTTGGCGCCAACCCGTCCGCCGTCCTGGACGGCGCGCTCCTGTACGGACACCGCCAGAAGCGAGCACCGTGA
- the alaS gene encoding alanine--tRNA ligase, with translation MRTAEIKQRFLAHFAANGHTVVPSAPLPAISDPNLLFINAGMVQFVPFFLGQRPAPYPTAASVQKCVRTPDIDEVGKTSRHGTFFQMNGNFSFGDYFKAGAVRLAWELSTKPVEEGGLGLDPERIWVTVYLDDDEAYDLWLTTGVPVERIVRRGKADNFWSMGIPGPAGPCSELYYDRGPAYGAEGGPEADEDRYLEFWNLVFMQYEIADVVSKEDFRIVGELPAKNIDTGMGLERIASILQGVDNLYEIDEVRPILSRAADLTGKRYGLRSGHAATQSHPDDVRLRVIADHVRTSLMLIGDGVTPSNEGRGYVLRRIMRRAIRAMRLLGWQGRALPELLPVARDCMSPSYPELAAGFDRIAAAAYAEEDTFLGTLRAGTTILVSAIAETKKAVHPVLSGDKAFQLHDTYGFPIDLTLEIAAEQGLTVDADGFRALMAEQRARAKAGATARKTGHADLSAYRTVLDAQGPTDWVAYDTLDTESTVVAIWSVATPAAAAQAGDIVTVALDRSPFYAESGGQDSDTGTLTGPNLRAEIIDVQRPVKGLIAHTVRISDGGLAVGDVVHAAVDPEWRFSARQAHSGTHVVHAALRQVLGPTALQSGSYNRPGYLRLDFAWRGGLSDAARSEVEEVANLAIRRDLPVEVRYLPLERARAEGALALFGETYDETVRVVDIGGEWSRELCGGTHVDRSAQIGPLAVTGEISVGAGQRRIEAVTGIEAFRYLARERDLVHQLAAQLKARPEELPDRVAALLSRMKQTEREANDLRGRLPELDAESCAAGAVDLGGVAYVGVTATCDGRRLAEKVRDRLGRRPGVVGVVTGPGVVVAVTGTGVERGLSAADLIKQLLAGRGGGNAAFAQGKATGDPAELLARLRDLTAAA, from the coding sequence GTGCGCACGGCGGAGATCAAGCAGCGGTTCCTGGCCCACTTCGCGGCGAACGGGCACACGGTGGTCCCGTCGGCTCCGCTGCCGGCGATCTCGGATCCCAACCTCCTGTTCATCAACGCCGGGATGGTGCAGTTCGTCCCGTTCTTCCTCGGTCAGCGGCCTGCGCCCTACCCGACCGCAGCCTCAGTGCAGAAGTGCGTTCGGACGCCGGACATCGACGAGGTCGGCAAGACCAGCCGGCACGGCACGTTCTTCCAGATGAACGGCAACTTCTCGTTCGGCGACTACTTCAAGGCCGGTGCGGTCCGCCTCGCCTGGGAGCTGTCGACTAAGCCGGTCGAGGAGGGCGGCCTCGGCCTGGACCCGGAGCGAATCTGGGTGACCGTCTACCTGGACGACGACGAGGCGTACGACCTGTGGCTCACCACCGGAGTCCCGGTCGAGCGGATCGTGCGCCGAGGCAAGGCCGACAATTTCTGGTCGATGGGCATTCCCGGCCCGGCCGGCCCTTGCTCCGAGCTGTACTACGACCGGGGCCCCGCCTACGGGGCCGAGGGCGGCCCGGAGGCAGACGAGGACCGGTACCTGGAGTTCTGGAACCTCGTCTTCATGCAGTACGAGATTGCCGACGTCGTGTCGAAGGAGGACTTCCGGATCGTCGGTGAGCTGCCTGCCAAGAACATCGACACCGGGATGGGTTTGGAGCGGATCGCGTCGATCCTGCAGGGCGTCGACAACCTCTACGAGATCGACGAGGTCCGCCCGATCTTGTCCCGGGCAGCCGATCTGACCGGCAAGCGCTACGGCCTCCGGTCCGGGCATGCGGCCACCCAGTCCCATCCCGACGACGTACGCCTGCGGGTCATCGCCGATCACGTGCGGACCTCGCTGATGCTCATCGGCGACGGGGTGACCCCGTCCAACGAGGGCCGCGGGTACGTGCTGCGGCGGATCATGCGGCGCGCGATCCGCGCCATGCGGTTGCTCGGTTGGCAGGGCCGGGCCCTGCCGGAACTGCTGCCGGTCGCCCGTGACTGCATGTCCCCGTCGTATCCGGAACTCGCCGCCGGCTTCGACCGGATCGCCGCCGCCGCGTACGCCGAGGAGGACACTTTTCTCGGCACGTTGCGCGCCGGCACCACCATCCTCGTCTCGGCGATCGCCGAGACGAAGAAGGCCGTACATCCGGTGCTCTCCGGGGACAAGGCGTTCCAGCTGCACGACACGTACGGCTTCCCGATCGACCTCACTCTGGAGATCGCCGCCGAGCAAGGGCTGACCGTGGACGCCGACGGATTCCGGGCGCTGATGGCCGAGCAGCGCGCCCGGGCGAAGGCCGGTGCGACAGCCCGCAAAACCGGCCACGCCGACCTGTCCGCGTACCGGACAGTGCTCGACGCCCAGGGCCCGACAGACTGGGTCGCGTACGACACCCTCGACACCGAGTCGACGGTCGTCGCGATCTGGTCCGTCGCTACGCCCGCTGCCGCGGCCCAGGCAGGCGACATCGTCACCGTCGCGCTGGACCGCTCACCGTTCTACGCCGAGAGCGGCGGCCAGGACTCCGACACCGGCACGCTCACCGGACCTAACCTGCGGGCCGAGATCATTGACGTGCAGCGGCCGGTCAAAGGCCTGATCGCGCACACTGTCCGGATCTCCGATGGAGGCCTCGCCGTCGGCGACGTCGTGCACGCCGCGGTCGACCCGGAATGGCGCTTCAGCGCCCGTCAGGCGCACTCGGGCACCCACGTCGTGCACGCCGCGTTGCGCCAGGTGCTCGGGCCGACCGCGTTGCAGTCCGGCTCGTACAACCGGCCCGGATACCTGCGTCTGGATTTCGCCTGGCGTGGTGGCCTGTCCGACGCCGCCCGCAGCGAGGTCGAGGAGGTCGCGAACCTCGCGATCCGCCGTGACCTGCCCGTCGAGGTGCGGTACCTGCCGCTGGAACGCGCCCGCGCCGAGGGCGCCCTGGCGCTGTTCGGCGAAACCTACGACGAGACCGTCCGGGTCGTCGACATCGGCGGCGAATGGTCCCGGGAATTGTGCGGCGGGACGCACGTCGACCGCTCCGCGCAGATCGGCCCCCTGGCCGTGACCGGCGAAATCTCGGTCGGTGCCGGCCAACGCCGGATCGAAGCGGTCACCGGAATCGAGGCGTTCCGGTACCTGGCCCGCGAACGCGACCTCGTGCACCAGCTCGCCGCCCAGCTCAAAGCCCGGCCTGAGGAACTGCCCGACCGGGTGGCTGCCCTGCTGTCCCGGATGAAGCAGACCGAACGTGAGGCCAACGACCTGCGCGGTCGGCTGCCGGAACTCGATGCCGAGAGCTGTGCTGCCGGTGCTGTTGACCTCGGCGGCGTGGCCTACGTCGGGGTCACCGCCACCTGCGACGGCCGACGCCTCGCGGAGAAGGTCCGCGACCGGCTGGGCCGCCGTCCGGGCGTCGTCGGCGTCGTCACCGGACCAGGTGTCGTCGTGGCTGTCACCGGTACCGGCGTCGAACGTGGGCTCTCCGCTGCTGACCTGATCAAGCAGCTGCTCGCCGGCCGCGGTGGCGGCAATGCCGCGTTCGCCCAGGGCAAGGCCACCGGAGATCCAGCTGAGCTGCTGGCACGACTGCGCGACCTCACCGCAGCGGCATGA